A single region of the Deinococcus aerolatus genome encodes:
- a CDS encoding acyl-CoA-binding protein translates to MTDSQTAFVQAQQDAQALPRKPGNDVMLKLYALYKQGSVGDAGTQRPGGFDFVGAAKYDAWDALRGKSSEDAQREYVELVRSLQAGS, encoded by the coding sequence GTGACCGACTCCCAGACCGCTTTTGTCCAGGCCCAGCAGGACGCGCAGGCCCTGCCCAGGAAGCCTGGCAACGACGTGATGCTCAAGCTGTACGCGCTGTATAAGCAGGGCAGTGTGGGCGACGCCGGAACCCAGCGCCCTGGTGGGTTCGATTTCGTGGGCGCGGCCAAGTACGACGCCTGGGATGCGCTGCGGGGCAAGTCCTCGGAAGACGCCCAGCGGGAGTATGTGGAACTGGTCAGGTCTCTTCAGGCCGGTAGCTGA